One segment of Syngnathus typhle isolate RoL2023-S1 ecotype Sweden linkage group LG9, RoL_Styp_1.0, whole genome shotgun sequence DNA contains the following:
- the ankrd44 gene encoding serine/threonine-protein phosphatase 6 regulatory ankyrin repeat subunit B isoform X1: MAVLKLADQSPLIQAIFSGDPEEIRMLIYKSEDINALDAEKRTPLHAAAFLRDAEITELLILSGARVNAKDNMWLTPLHRAVASRSEEAVRVLIRHSADVNARDKNWQTPLHVAAANNALRCAEIIIPLLSSVNVSDRGGRTALHHAALNGHTEMVNLLLAKGANINAFDKKDGRALHWAAFMGHLDVVSLLVSQGAELCCKDKRGYTPLHTAASSGQMAVVKHLLNLAVEIDESNAFGNTPLHVACFNGQDAVVNELIDYGANVSQPNNKGFTPLHFAAASTHGALCLEFLVNNGADVNVQSRDGKSPLHMTAVHGRFTRSQTLIQNGGEIDSVDKDGNTPLHVAARYGHELLINTLITSGADCTRRGVHGMFPLHMAALNAHSDCCRKLLSSGFQIDTPDSQGRTCLHAAAAGGNVECVKLLLTSGGDHNRRDNCGRTSLHYAAASRHYQCLETLVVCGTAINATDKWGRSALHYAAASDLDKRRRVALEPESEGVQAEREREAALCLEFLLQSGATASLKDKQGYSPVHYAAAYGHKHCLELLLDRDDGYHDDLESPNARSPLHLAAYHGHAQALEVLLQGEREVDRVDEAGRTPLAMAALRGHADCVHILLSQGASPRTCDMRHRRTPVHLSVMNGHTTCLRLLLDESDSAALADAADCQGQTPLMLAVAGGHVDAVSLLLEREVDVNMADKHGLTALHLGLLCGQEECVQCLLEQEASILLGDAQGRTAIHLAAARGHASWLSELLSMTCPELDSLPPLRDHHGYTPLHWACYHGHEGCVEVLLEQKGCRCIDGNPFTPLHCAVVNNHEACASLLLEAMGSDITGCKDAKDRTPLHAAAFSGHVDCVQLLLSHDAPVDATDQSGRTALMMAAEKGRVGALEVLLNSACSCLHYTDKDSNTALHLACKNGKEECVLLILEKLSDSAQINATNAALQTPLHLAARSGLKQAVQQLLTRGANIQTVDENGLTPALACAPSRQVADCLALILATMMPFCSPCSSGAPSPGALLRMLPPKAHKDPGVAAIPRGPRGTRNPSGPSSEGTTENDSEDSETF, from the exons GATGCTGAGAAGCGCACTCCGCTTCACGCAGCGGCCTTCCTTCGCGATGCCGAAATCACAGAACTCCTTATTCTCTCCG GTGCCCGCGTCAACGCCAAAGACAACATGTGGCTCACCCCCCTCCATCGGGCCGTGGCGTCTCGCAGTGAG GAGGCAGTGCGAGTGTTGATCCGCCACTCGGCCGACGTCAACGCCCGCGACAAGAACTGGCAGACGCCGCTCCACGTAGCCGCCGCCAACAACGCCCTGCGCTGCGCAGAAATCATAATCCCACTGTTGAGCAGCGTAAATGTTTCGGACCGCGGCGGGCGCACCGCCTTGCACCACGCTGCCCTCAATGGCCACACAGAG ATGGTGAACCTCCTTCTTGCCAAAGGAGCCAACATCAATGCTTTTGACAAGAAGGATGGGCGAGCGCTGCACTGGGCCGCCTTCATGG GTCATTTGGACGTGGTGTCTCTACTGGTGAGTCAGGGGGCGGAGCTCTGCTGCAAGGACAAGCGAGGGTACACGCCGCTGCATACGGCGGCATCTAGTGGACAGATGGCGGTGGTCAAGCATCTTCTCAACTTAGCCGTGGAG ATCGACGAGTCCAATGCCTTTGGCAACACGCCGCTGCACGTGGCGTGTTTCAACGGTCAGGACGCTGTCGTCAATGAGCTCATTGACTACGGTGCCAACGTTAGCCAGCCCAACAACAAAGGCTTTACGCCGCTGCACTTTGCCGCCGCTTCCACGCACGGAGCGCTCTGTTTGGAATTCCTGGTCAACAACGGCGCCGATGTCAACGTGCAG AGTCGAGATGGGAAAAGTCCTCTCCACATGACAGCAGTGCATGGTCGCTTTACTCGCTCTCAGACTCTGATCCAGAATG GCGGAGAGATCGACAGCGTGGACAAGGACGGCAACACGCCGCTGCACGTCGCCGCACGCTATGGCCACGAGCTGCTTATCAACACCCTCATCACCAGCGGAGCCGATTGCACCAG GCGAGGCGTCCACGGGATGTTCCCTCTGCATATGGCCGCCTTGAACGCCCACTCGGACTGCTGCCGCAAGCTGCTCTCCTCAG GCTTTCAGATCGACACACCTGACAGTCAGGGGAGGACGTGCCtgcacgccgccgccgctggaGG CAACGTGGAGTGTGTCAAGCTCCTCCTGACGAGCGGCGGTGACCACAACAGGAGAGACAATTGCGGCAG GACTTCCCTGCACTATGCCGCCGCGAGCCGCCATTATCAGTGTCTGGAGACGCTGGTGGTTTGTGGGACTGCAATCAATGCCACTGACAAGTGGGGGCGCTCCGCCCTCCATTACGCTGCAGCTTCGGACCTGGACAAAAG GCGACGTGTCGCTCTGGAGCCTGAGAGTGAAGGAGTCCaggcagagagggagagagaggcagcATT atGTCTGGAGTTCCTGCTTCAGAGTGGAGCGACGGCCTCGCTCAAAGACAAACAAGGATACAGTCCTGTTCACTATGCTGCAGCCTACGGACACAAACACTGCCTGGAGCTG CTACTGGACAGAGATGACGGTTACCATGACGACCTTGAATCACCCAACGCCAGGAGCCCCCTGCACCTCGCT GCATACCACGGCCACGCTCAGGCCCTCGAGGTGCTGCTCCAGGGCGAGAGGGAGGTGGACCGAGTGGACGAAGCCGGCCGCACCCCCTTGGCCATGGCGGCGCTGCGGGGTCACGCCGACTGCGTTCACATCCTCCtcagtcagggggcgtcaccccGCACTTGCGACATGCGGCACAGGCGCACCCCTGTACACCTGtcag TGATGAACGGTCACACGACATGTTTGCGCCTCCTGCTGGACGAATCGGACAGCGCGGCTCTCGCTGACGCTGCTGACTGTCAGGGACA GACACCTCTGATGCTAGCTGTGGCGGGGGGTCACGTCGACGCCGTGTCGCTGTTGCTTGAACGGGAAGTCGACGTCAACATGGCCGACAAGCACGGCTTGACCGCGCTGCACCTTGGG CTGCTATGTGGCCAGGAGGAGTGTGTCCAGTGCCTGCTGGAGCAGGAGGCATCCATATTGTTGGGCGACGCTCAGGGTCGCACCGCCATTCACCTGGCGGCGGCAAGAGGCCACGCCTCCTGGCTGAGCGAGCTGCTCAGCATGACCTGCCCCGAACTCGACTCGCTACCTCCACTCAGAGACCACCACGGTTACACGCCGCTGCACTGGGCCTGCTACCATG GTCACGAGGGATGCGTGGAGGTTCTACTGGAGCAGAAAGGTTGCCGCTGCATCGACGGGAACCCTTTCACGCCACTGCACTGTGCTGT GGTAAACAACCATGAGGCCTGTGCATCATTGCTGCTGGAGGCAATGGGATCAGACATCACCGGCTGCAAGGATGCTAAGGACAG GACCCCCCTCCACGCGGCAGCTTTCTCTGGTCACGTCGATTGTGTCCAGCTGCTCCTTTCGCACGACGCGCCAGTTGATGCCACAGACCAATCGGGTCGCACGGCACTAATGATGGCGGCCGAGAAAGGCCGCGTCGGGGCCCTTG AGGTTCTGCTGAACAGCGCCTGCAGCTGTCTCCATTATACTGATAAAGACAGCAACACTGCTCTACATTTAGCATGTAAAAAT GGAAAGGAAGAATGCGTCCTGCTCATTTTGGAGAAGCTGTCCGACTCAGCGCAAATAAACGCCACAAACGCAGCGCTACAAAC GCCTCTCCACTTGGCAGCTCGCAGTGGACTCAAACAGGCAGTCCAGCAGCTGCTGACCCGAGGAGCCAACATTCAGACAGTGGACGAGAACG GTTTGACCCCCGCTCTGGCTTGCGCGCCCAGCCGCCAGGTGGCCGACTGCTTGGCGCTCATTCTGGCTACCATGATGCCTTTCTGCTCCCCTTGCAGCTCTGGTGCCCCCTCCCCAGGCGCCCTGCTAAGGATGCTGCCCCCCAAGGCGCACAAAGACCCCGGCGTAGCCGCCATCCCCCGGGGCCCGCGTGGCACCCGGAACCCCTCAGGACCCTCCAGTGAGGGGACCACAGAGAACGACTCTGAGGATTCAGAAACTTTCTGA
- the ankrd44 gene encoding serine/threonine-protein phosphatase 6 regulatory ankyrin repeat subunit B isoform X2, whose product MAVLKLADQSPLIQAIFSGDPEEIRMLIYKSEDINALDAEKRTPLHAAAFLRDAEITELLILSGARVNAKDNMWLTPLHRAVASRSEEAVRVLIRHSADVNARDKNWQTPLHVAAANNALRCAEIIIPLLSSVNVSDRGGRTALHHAALNGHTEMVNLLLAKGANINAFDKKDGRALHWAAFMGHLDVVSLLVSQGAELCCKDKRGYTPLHTAASSGQMAVVKHLLNLAVEIDESNAFGNTPLHVACFNGQDAVVNELIDYGANVSQPNNKGFTPLHFAAASTHGALCLEFLVNNGADVNVQSRDGKSPLHMTAVHGRFTRSQTLIQNGGEIDSVDKDGNTPLHVAARYGHELLINTLITSGADCTRRGVHGMFPLHMAALNAHSDCCRKLLSSGFQIDTPDSQGRTCLHAAAAGGNVECVKLLLTSGGDHNRRDNCGRTSLHYAAASRHYQCLETLVVCGTAINATDKWGRSALHYAAASDLDKRRRVALEPESEGVQAEREREAALCLEFLLQSGATASLKDKQGYSPVHYAAAYGHKHCLELLLDRDDGYHDDLESPNARSPLHLAAYHGHAQALEVLLQGEREVDRVDEAGRTPLAMAALRGHADCVHILLSQGASPRTCDMRHRRTPVHLSVMNGHTTCLRLLLDESDSAALADAADCQGQTPLMLAVAGGHVDAVSLLLEREVDVNMADKHGLTALHLGLLCGQEECVQCLLEQEASILLGDAQGRTAIHLAAARGHASWLSELLSMTCPELDSLPPLRDHHGYTPLHWACYHGHEGCVEVLLEQKGCRCIDGNPFTPLHCAVVNNHEACASLLLEAMGSDITGCKDAKDRTPLHAAAFSGHVDCVQLLLSHDAPVDATDQSGRTALMMAAEKGRVGALEVLLNSACSCLHYTDKDSNTALHLACKNGKEECVLLILEKLSDSAQINATNAALQTPLHLAARSGLKQAVQQLLTRGANIQTVDENGRMNLAGSKRRSCLDA is encoded by the exons GATGCTGAGAAGCGCACTCCGCTTCACGCAGCGGCCTTCCTTCGCGATGCCGAAATCACAGAACTCCTTATTCTCTCCG GTGCCCGCGTCAACGCCAAAGACAACATGTGGCTCACCCCCCTCCATCGGGCCGTGGCGTCTCGCAGTGAG GAGGCAGTGCGAGTGTTGATCCGCCACTCGGCCGACGTCAACGCCCGCGACAAGAACTGGCAGACGCCGCTCCACGTAGCCGCCGCCAACAACGCCCTGCGCTGCGCAGAAATCATAATCCCACTGTTGAGCAGCGTAAATGTTTCGGACCGCGGCGGGCGCACCGCCTTGCACCACGCTGCCCTCAATGGCCACACAGAG ATGGTGAACCTCCTTCTTGCCAAAGGAGCCAACATCAATGCTTTTGACAAGAAGGATGGGCGAGCGCTGCACTGGGCCGCCTTCATGG GTCATTTGGACGTGGTGTCTCTACTGGTGAGTCAGGGGGCGGAGCTCTGCTGCAAGGACAAGCGAGGGTACACGCCGCTGCATACGGCGGCATCTAGTGGACAGATGGCGGTGGTCAAGCATCTTCTCAACTTAGCCGTGGAG ATCGACGAGTCCAATGCCTTTGGCAACACGCCGCTGCACGTGGCGTGTTTCAACGGTCAGGACGCTGTCGTCAATGAGCTCATTGACTACGGTGCCAACGTTAGCCAGCCCAACAACAAAGGCTTTACGCCGCTGCACTTTGCCGCCGCTTCCACGCACGGAGCGCTCTGTTTGGAATTCCTGGTCAACAACGGCGCCGATGTCAACGTGCAG AGTCGAGATGGGAAAAGTCCTCTCCACATGACAGCAGTGCATGGTCGCTTTACTCGCTCTCAGACTCTGATCCAGAATG GCGGAGAGATCGACAGCGTGGACAAGGACGGCAACACGCCGCTGCACGTCGCCGCACGCTATGGCCACGAGCTGCTTATCAACACCCTCATCACCAGCGGAGCCGATTGCACCAG GCGAGGCGTCCACGGGATGTTCCCTCTGCATATGGCCGCCTTGAACGCCCACTCGGACTGCTGCCGCAAGCTGCTCTCCTCAG GCTTTCAGATCGACACACCTGACAGTCAGGGGAGGACGTGCCtgcacgccgccgccgctggaGG CAACGTGGAGTGTGTCAAGCTCCTCCTGACGAGCGGCGGTGACCACAACAGGAGAGACAATTGCGGCAG GACTTCCCTGCACTATGCCGCCGCGAGCCGCCATTATCAGTGTCTGGAGACGCTGGTGGTTTGTGGGACTGCAATCAATGCCACTGACAAGTGGGGGCGCTCCGCCCTCCATTACGCTGCAGCTTCGGACCTGGACAAAAG GCGACGTGTCGCTCTGGAGCCTGAGAGTGAAGGAGTCCaggcagagagggagagagaggcagcATT atGTCTGGAGTTCCTGCTTCAGAGTGGAGCGACGGCCTCGCTCAAAGACAAACAAGGATACAGTCCTGTTCACTATGCTGCAGCCTACGGACACAAACACTGCCTGGAGCTG CTACTGGACAGAGATGACGGTTACCATGACGACCTTGAATCACCCAACGCCAGGAGCCCCCTGCACCTCGCT GCATACCACGGCCACGCTCAGGCCCTCGAGGTGCTGCTCCAGGGCGAGAGGGAGGTGGACCGAGTGGACGAAGCCGGCCGCACCCCCTTGGCCATGGCGGCGCTGCGGGGTCACGCCGACTGCGTTCACATCCTCCtcagtcagggggcgtcaccccGCACTTGCGACATGCGGCACAGGCGCACCCCTGTACACCTGtcag TGATGAACGGTCACACGACATGTTTGCGCCTCCTGCTGGACGAATCGGACAGCGCGGCTCTCGCTGACGCTGCTGACTGTCAGGGACA GACACCTCTGATGCTAGCTGTGGCGGGGGGTCACGTCGACGCCGTGTCGCTGTTGCTTGAACGGGAAGTCGACGTCAACATGGCCGACAAGCACGGCTTGACCGCGCTGCACCTTGGG CTGCTATGTGGCCAGGAGGAGTGTGTCCAGTGCCTGCTGGAGCAGGAGGCATCCATATTGTTGGGCGACGCTCAGGGTCGCACCGCCATTCACCTGGCGGCGGCAAGAGGCCACGCCTCCTGGCTGAGCGAGCTGCTCAGCATGACCTGCCCCGAACTCGACTCGCTACCTCCACTCAGAGACCACCACGGTTACACGCCGCTGCACTGGGCCTGCTACCATG GTCACGAGGGATGCGTGGAGGTTCTACTGGAGCAGAAAGGTTGCCGCTGCATCGACGGGAACCCTTTCACGCCACTGCACTGTGCTGT GGTAAACAACCATGAGGCCTGTGCATCATTGCTGCTGGAGGCAATGGGATCAGACATCACCGGCTGCAAGGATGCTAAGGACAG GACCCCCCTCCACGCGGCAGCTTTCTCTGGTCACGTCGATTGTGTCCAGCTGCTCCTTTCGCACGACGCGCCAGTTGATGCCACAGACCAATCGGGTCGCACGGCACTAATGATGGCGGCCGAGAAAGGCCGCGTCGGGGCCCTTG AGGTTCTGCTGAACAGCGCCTGCAGCTGTCTCCATTATACTGATAAAGACAGCAACACTGCTCTACATTTAGCATGTAAAAAT GGAAAGGAAGAATGCGTCCTGCTCATTTTGGAGAAGCTGTCCGACTCAGCGCAAATAAACGCCACAAACGCAGCGCTACAAAC GCCTCTCCACTTGGCAGCTCGCAGTGGACTCAAACAGGCAGTCCAGCAGCTGCTGACCCGAGGAGCCAACATTCAGACAGTGGACGAGAACGGTAGGATGAACTTGGCCGGCTCCAAAAGACGCAGCTGCCTTGATGCATAG
- the ankrd44 gene encoding serine/threonine-protein phosphatase 6 regulatory ankyrin repeat subunit B isoform X3, with the protein MAVLKLADQSPLIQAIFSGDPEEIRMLIYKSEDINALDAEKRTPLHAAAFLRDAEITELLILSGARVNAKDNMWLTPLHRAVASRSEEAVRVLIRHSADVNARDKNWQTPLHVAAANNALRCAEIIIPLLSSVNVSDRGGRTALHHAALNGHTEMVNLLLAKGANINAFDKKDGRALHWAAFMGHLDVVSLLVSQGAELCCKDKRGYTPLHTAASSGQMAVVKHLLNLAVEIDESNAFGNTPLHVACFNGQDAVVNELIDYGANVSQPNNKGFTPLHFAAASTHGALCLEFLVNNGADVNVQSRDGKSPLHMTAVHGRFTRSQTLIQNGGEIDSVDKDGNTPLHVAARYGHELLINTLITSGADCTRRGVHGMFPLHMAALNAHSDCCRKLLSSGFQIDTPDSQGRTCLHAAAAGGNVECVKLLLTSGGDHNRRDNCGRTSLHYAAASRHYQCLETLVVCGTAINATDKWGRSALHYAAASDLDKRRRVALEPESEGVQAEREREAALCLEFLLQSGATASLKDKQGYSPVHYAAAYGHKHCLELLLDRDDGYHDDLESPNARSPLHLAAYHGHAQALEVLLQGEREVDRVDEAGRTPLAMAALRGHADCVHILLSQGASPRTCDMRHRRTPVHLSVMNGHTTCLRLLLDESDSAALADAADCQGQTPLMLAVAGGHVDAVSLLLEREVDVNMADKHGLTALHLGLLCGQEECVQCLLEQEASILLGDAQGRTAIHLAAARGHASWLSELLSMTCPELDSLPPLRDHHGYTPLHWACYHGHEGCVEVLLEQKGCRCIDGNPFTPLHCAVVNNHEACASLLLEAMGSDITGCKDAKDRTPLHAAAFSGHVDCVQLLLSHDAPVDATDQSGRTALMMAAEKGRVGALEVLLNSACSCLHYTDKDSNTALHLACKNGKEECVLLILEKLSDSAQINATNAALQTPLHLAARSGLKQAVQQLLTRGANIQTVDENALVPPPQAPC; encoded by the exons GATGCTGAGAAGCGCACTCCGCTTCACGCAGCGGCCTTCCTTCGCGATGCCGAAATCACAGAACTCCTTATTCTCTCCG GTGCCCGCGTCAACGCCAAAGACAACATGTGGCTCACCCCCCTCCATCGGGCCGTGGCGTCTCGCAGTGAG GAGGCAGTGCGAGTGTTGATCCGCCACTCGGCCGACGTCAACGCCCGCGACAAGAACTGGCAGACGCCGCTCCACGTAGCCGCCGCCAACAACGCCCTGCGCTGCGCAGAAATCATAATCCCACTGTTGAGCAGCGTAAATGTTTCGGACCGCGGCGGGCGCACCGCCTTGCACCACGCTGCCCTCAATGGCCACACAGAG ATGGTGAACCTCCTTCTTGCCAAAGGAGCCAACATCAATGCTTTTGACAAGAAGGATGGGCGAGCGCTGCACTGGGCCGCCTTCATGG GTCATTTGGACGTGGTGTCTCTACTGGTGAGTCAGGGGGCGGAGCTCTGCTGCAAGGACAAGCGAGGGTACACGCCGCTGCATACGGCGGCATCTAGTGGACAGATGGCGGTGGTCAAGCATCTTCTCAACTTAGCCGTGGAG ATCGACGAGTCCAATGCCTTTGGCAACACGCCGCTGCACGTGGCGTGTTTCAACGGTCAGGACGCTGTCGTCAATGAGCTCATTGACTACGGTGCCAACGTTAGCCAGCCCAACAACAAAGGCTTTACGCCGCTGCACTTTGCCGCCGCTTCCACGCACGGAGCGCTCTGTTTGGAATTCCTGGTCAACAACGGCGCCGATGTCAACGTGCAG AGTCGAGATGGGAAAAGTCCTCTCCACATGACAGCAGTGCATGGTCGCTTTACTCGCTCTCAGACTCTGATCCAGAATG GCGGAGAGATCGACAGCGTGGACAAGGACGGCAACACGCCGCTGCACGTCGCCGCACGCTATGGCCACGAGCTGCTTATCAACACCCTCATCACCAGCGGAGCCGATTGCACCAG GCGAGGCGTCCACGGGATGTTCCCTCTGCATATGGCCGCCTTGAACGCCCACTCGGACTGCTGCCGCAAGCTGCTCTCCTCAG GCTTTCAGATCGACACACCTGACAGTCAGGGGAGGACGTGCCtgcacgccgccgccgctggaGG CAACGTGGAGTGTGTCAAGCTCCTCCTGACGAGCGGCGGTGACCACAACAGGAGAGACAATTGCGGCAG GACTTCCCTGCACTATGCCGCCGCGAGCCGCCATTATCAGTGTCTGGAGACGCTGGTGGTTTGTGGGACTGCAATCAATGCCACTGACAAGTGGGGGCGCTCCGCCCTCCATTACGCTGCAGCTTCGGACCTGGACAAAAG GCGACGTGTCGCTCTGGAGCCTGAGAGTGAAGGAGTCCaggcagagagggagagagaggcagcATT atGTCTGGAGTTCCTGCTTCAGAGTGGAGCGACGGCCTCGCTCAAAGACAAACAAGGATACAGTCCTGTTCACTATGCTGCAGCCTACGGACACAAACACTGCCTGGAGCTG CTACTGGACAGAGATGACGGTTACCATGACGACCTTGAATCACCCAACGCCAGGAGCCCCCTGCACCTCGCT GCATACCACGGCCACGCTCAGGCCCTCGAGGTGCTGCTCCAGGGCGAGAGGGAGGTGGACCGAGTGGACGAAGCCGGCCGCACCCCCTTGGCCATGGCGGCGCTGCGGGGTCACGCCGACTGCGTTCACATCCTCCtcagtcagggggcgtcaccccGCACTTGCGACATGCGGCACAGGCGCACCCCTGTACACCTGtcag TGATGAACGGTCACACGACATGTTTGCGCCTCCTGCTGGACGAATCGGACAGCGCGGCTCTCGCTGACGCTGCTGACTGTCAGGGACA GACACCTCTGATGCTAGCTGTGGCGGGGGGTCACGTCGACGCCGTGTCGCTGTTGCTTGAACGGGAAGTCGACGTCAACATGGCCGACAAGCACGGCTTGACCGCGCTGCACCTTGGG CTGCTATGTGGCCAGGAGGAGTGTGTCCAGTGCCTGCTGGAGCAGGAGGCATCCATATTGTTGGGCGACGCTCAGGGTCGCACCGCCATTCACCTGGCGGCGGCAAGAGGCCACGCCTCCTGGCTGAGCGAGCTGCTCAGCATGACCTGCCCCGAACTCGACTCGCTACCTCCACTCAGAGACCACCACGGTTACACGCCGCTGCACTGGGCCTGCTACCATG GTCACGAGGGATGCGTGGAGGTTCTACTGGAGCAGAAAGGTTGCCGCTGCATCGACGGGAACCCTTTCACGCCACTGCACTGTGCTGT GGTAAACAACCATGAGGCCTGTGCATCATTGCTGCTGGAGGCAATGGGATCAGACATCACCGGCTGCAAGGATGCTAAGGACAG GACCCCCCTCCACGCGGCAGCTTTCTCTGGTCACGTCGATTGTGTCCAGCTGCTCCTTTCGCACGACGCGCCAGTTGATGCCACAGACCAATCGGGTCGCACGGCACTAATGATGGCGGCCGAGAAAGGCCGCGTCGGGGCCCTTG AGGTTCTGCTGAACAGCGCCTGCAGCTGTCTCCATTATACTGATAAAGACAGCAACACTGCTCTACATTTAGCATGTAAAAAT GGAAAGGAAGAATGCGTCCTGCTCATTTTGGAGAAGCTGTCCGACTCAGCGCAAATAAACGCCACAAACGCAGCGCTACAAAC GCCTCTCCACTTGGCAGCTCGCAGTGGACTCAAACAGGCAGTCCAGCAGCTGCTGACCCGAGGAGCCAACATTCAGACAGTGGACGAGAACG CTCTGGTGCCCCCTCCCCAGGCGCCCTGCTAA